DNA from Musa acuminata AAA Group cultivar baxijiao chromosome BXJ1-5, Cavendish_Baxijiao_AAA, whole genome shotgun sequence:
AGCTGGTCGGAGACGATGAGTGAGTTCAAGAATATAACCTCTCACAATGGGCATCTTCGATAATCAAATGAAGTAAGTGAAGATTAGATCCAAATGCATTGTAAGAACCTCCTGAAGAAAGAATTAATCGCTTGTGAGGAGCTTTTCTACGGAGGCTTCAAACATTTCTTAGAATGAGATAATGTCTCTCAACTCACAACATAGCAAGCAGATCAGAAGCTAGAATGTTAGGCTCCCATTACGCTCCTCTACGAGTGTGTACAAAGTCTGGCTATACCGCACCCCCCAAGAGTTAAGAAACCTAGCTAGATGCTAGTCTAGCTTGATATCATTTCTTAGGCTTCTGAAAAGCCAATTCAACCCTGCAGTAACAAGCTGCCAAAAGCCTGTTTGCTTTTCCTGTCGTGCTGGTATAAAGATGCCTCCTCGGTTCCACCCAGGAGAGTTGCAAGGCTTCTTGTGATGAGAATTGGCCTCGCAGTGTGTGATGGAGGGAGGGCTGCTCTCTGCTCTTCTCCTGGGATCCATTGTGATGTTGGTTGTGGTGTTGAACCATTTCCTTCCCTTGTTACTGAATCTTGGAGCTGCTCCAAGGGGGAGCTTTGGATGGCCTTTGTTAGGCGAGACCTTGAGGTTTTTGAGCCCACATGCTTCATATGCTCTTGgaagtttcttagaagaccattgTTCTAGGTAAATCTTCTTCTCGTATGACTGACTCTCCTTGCAAGATCAGACTTCTCTGATAAAGGAGACTGCAACACTCACTGTAGCATGCTCTTGCATGGCTATCGTCTCTTTCTCCTCCCCAGTCTCCCTTTCCTTCTCCCAGCAATCAATCACCATGGTGCCCTCTTCCTTTTCTCCGTTTTTTTGTTTCCATTTGCGATAAGAAAGAAACTGTTCTCGAAGCATTTGCAATCTAAGTCGATCTATTGGGTTCTCTCACCAATGAGAGAAAAGACGCTCCTTTTCCGTAGTACGTATTGCATCTTAGATATCTCGAACACATTCGTTTTACCTACTTTTCAATGACGAAATATGGCATCTAATTCTGAACTTTCTTTTGCGAAAATGATATCTAATTTGTCAAGAACATTTACGTATGTGATGTGGTCATCTCCTTTATGGCTAAGCTGTTATGTGTGGAGAGCTAAAAGTATTCGAGTGCATGCATCTACTTTCTTTCCTCGCATGATGGTCAAGCAGTGTAAATGTTGCTGACTAAATAACTTTACTCGAAGAAAGCAAGCCATGGGAAAGATTAGGTGACTGTAGACTCACCTGTGCAGGTATGGGAAGGTCTTCAAGTCGCAGCTCTTCTGTACCCCGACCATCGTCTCCTGTGACCAGGAGCTGAACCACTTCATACTCCAGAACGAGGAGAAGCTGTTCCAGTGCAGCTACCCGAAACCCATACATGGCATACTGGGCAAGTCTTCCATGATTGTGGTGGTAGGTGACACCCACAAGAAGCTGAGAAACCTGGCCTTGACACTGGTCACCACCACCAAGGCAAGAGCTGGATATCTCAATGATATAGAGAGAATCGCTCTTCGAGTCATGGGCTCATGGAAGGACAAGAAGAGGATCTTCTTCTGTGAGGAGGCCAGAAAGGTTAGAACACAAGCTTCGTAACATGGGCACCTGCTACTGGTATGCAAGTCTAATGCTTTGCATTCTCTTTACACAGTTCACTTTCAGTGTCATAGTGAAACAAGTCCTCGGGTTGTCACAAGATGAGCCACAGACTGCAAAAATTCTTGAGGACTTCCTGACTTTTATGAAGGGTCTCATTTCTTTTCCCCTCTACATCCCAGGAACCTCATATGCCAAAGCTGTTCAGGTGTGTCTTCTTTGCTTTCTTTCATGTCTTGTCTCAGAGTAATCTCATCACCATTTGTTCACTCCAACTCTATGTTTACAGGCTAGAGCTAGGATTTCTTTAACTGTGAAAGCCATactagaagaaagaagaaagaacggAGGGGATTCCAGTCAGAAGGGTGACTTCCTTGATGAACTCCTATCAGTTGGTAATTTGTCTGAGGAGGAAAAGGTCAGTTTCTTGCTGGACTCCTTGCTGGGTGGCTATGAGACCACCTCCCTGCTGATGTCAATGGCTGTTTACTTTCTCGGGCAATGTCCATCAGCTCTGGAGCAGCTCAAGGTATGATTTTGTGGTGTTACAGGTATTTTTTCTCATCAAACGTAGCTGTTTAAAACACCCTTTTCTTTTGTGTTGCTTATAGTCAGAACACCAGTCCATTAGAGCCAACAAGAAGGATGAGTACTTGAACTCAGAAGGCTACAAGAAAATGGAGTTTACCCAACATGTAAGTGAGAAGAGCCTCCTTTCCGAGATTAAATTATGCACCATCTACTGGAGTAATTGGTGTGGGTGTGTCCTTTCAGGTCATAAATGAGACTTTAAGATGTGGAAACATTGTTAAGTTTGTTCACAGAAAGGCTCTCAAGGATGTCAGATACAAAGGTGTCCTTCCACTTGTGATTTATATTATTACTCCTTCCTATATGGTCTTCACATGACTCTACATGCAGTAGATCATCATcctttgcaaatgctttattgccTGTCTTAATCTCTTTCTGACGAACAACCTTTGTGTGTTTCTTGGCAAGAGTATCTGATCCCATGTGGCTGGAAGGTCCTGCCCGTCCTCAGTGCAGTACATTTAGACTCTTCCCTTCATGGAAATCCCCAAGAGTTTCACCCCTGGAGATGGGAGGTAATTTAGCTGTTACATTACAACAATACATGCTTCCTTGTATCAGTGAGGATGATGAACTTAAAAGAAACATTTAAATATACTTAGTGGAGGTATATATTCTTCACAATGAAATAATTTGATGCAACACGTAGTGATCCACCGAAGCCGCAGTGTCATGCCTTGGGTTTTGATGCCATCCTAACTTTTGCATGGTGATGTTATGAGACACTGATGAGATCTAGCATCTTTATTCTGATTTGATTGAGCATCTCTCTTGTTGCAAATTGTGAGCAGTGTTACAACCAAACATCAACCAAGAAGTTCACTCCATTTGGTGGTGGGCCAAGGCTTTGCCCAGGATCTGAACTTGCCAAAGCGGAGGTTGCTTTCTTCCTCCACTTCATGGTGCTCAATTTCAGGTAATTCACATATCTATCAGCCTCCAGAATGTTTCTGGCGTAACCCTGAGATTGCTCCTTGGTATTCTGGTGAGTTCCAGGACCTCACCATGTTGGATCACAATAAAAATTGTGAATTTCCTACAACAAATTACGCAATTAAAGTTTGCGGACTGATGCCTTGTTCAAAGTAAAGCGTGCAAGCTATCTGCTTTAATTGACTTTTGCCATGAAAAATGTTCTTTAGATGGAAACTGGAAGGCGAAGAAGACATTCCCATGGCTTACCCCTACGTGGAGTTCCCAAGAGGATTACCGCTGGAAATTGAACAGGTGCCATCCGAATATTAACCGAGGAGGAGAGAGCAAAAGGCTAGTCTTCCACTCCAGTGTCCACTCCACCACCAGGGCATGGCCACACTGCCTCTGTTCCAGGTTCATCATGCAATAGCATCAGATTCAGCCATGTTTTCTCGGATCGCGAGTCGTCGTCGGAGCAGATTGCAGATCCTTCCATGTTTATGTCTGTTGTTCTACCAGTTTCCATAACATGTAAGAGAGTTGTATAAATCTGTGTAGCTTTAACCATCATTTGCAGTGTAAATTGGCTCCTCCTGTCGATGGCCATTGAAAAGCCTTGCTTGTGTGCCAAGATCGATATCAGTATACGACAGGCATAACAAAGAGTACGATCATCAAACATTAGATATTCATGCCACAAAGCCACAGAACGAAGGAGCAGATCATTCACAAAGAAATTGAACACTAACATTAGATAacttagaagaaaaaagaaatgttAGATTAGATACCAGAAGCATAACTGCGTGAATCTCTAGCCAATGTCTTGATAGCTGCATCCATGCCATGGTGAAGACATAGAACTGCTCCTATTCTATACCCTTCTCCTCACCTCCTGTATTGACCATACTAAATGTAGTTATATTCAATCACTGACAGGCGGAGACTAACATTTGATTGCTTCGACAACATGGTCACAGCTTCAGACATCATAATGCCTCTCTTCTCTTTCACTCAGATGTGGTTATCACATGCATTTCGTATATATGTTTTTGCTTCTTTACCTTGAACTCGGATGAAGCTGGAGTCTAGGAAATGAGAACAGCAACAGGTTGCAAGGCCCAATGATGTGGCACAAAGTACATGGATCCTTCAAGCCATTAGCCGTACTACCAAATGCAACATCCTTTAATGTCCCGAATTCACTGTTTCTAATCGAATTGTCAAAGGTTTTCTCTCGTTTGCTATTTAATGTTGCAGATAATGGTCTTCTTCACATATTCCCAAGCTCTGCTAAATGATTTCTGCATCTGACCCTTCAAACAAAATACAATTTCGATGTGCAGAAGAACCGAGGAATTACTAATAAAATTTGAGAAGGGCAACGATGGACATCGCAAGGAAACCTTTTGGCGTGAACACCATTATCAAGATCCACAGTCATAGTTTTTCAGAAAGAACTACAGAGTCTCATCTTATATCCATCCAGCAGTCTGTCATCTGGCAAAAACCCAACTACATACAATCTTAGAcagtatcataatcaaaataaaagcctCCCAAATAGCTTAAAAACAAGCCTTGCAAAGATCACTTAAAGACTAAATGTTCTGAACTTCCATAGGGAATGTGAGGAACTGATATAAAATGGGAAGAGATAGATGAAATAATTAGTGTATTTTATCATACAAAATAAGTGAATCGAAGAAGTGGTCGAATATAAAAAATGAGAATGATCGTTAGTATTTCAAGGATACCCTATAAATTCAGGTAAGGACTCTATTTGTAAGAGAAAGGTTACATAGAATGACTCTCCCTGAACCCTCGTAGTTGATGGGAGAATCAGAACACTAGATTTGTTCTATTTTACTCATCTAAAATCCACAAGTAAAAGATAGGAGAATATAaactaagaaaaatacatctAAATAACAATGATTTGTTAATTGGGGATATTCAAGTTACTTGTTGTTTGTAGAAGTTGAAAATAGGAAACTATCAATATGAAATCATATTTTTCATCTATTCAATCTCAACCAAGATGAGAGTCAAATGATTTTATGATCGAAATAACTTGGCTGGATTAGAACAGGAAAACTGATGAAAGAAAATGGACAGTAACATTCAATATCTATAGGGAATCACACTAATGCTTATGACTTTTAGTAGAAGATTTCACCTGGATTCCCATAGAGCTACAACTAATTAACACTTTTCCTTAAGATAAAATTCATTTGTTCTTGTGAAATCAGAATACATTATACAAAGTTCAGATCCCTCAGATCCATGACCCCAACATCTCATCTAGATTTTTTTCTTTAACCCAAgaatttgccttttctttttctcccAATTTATCATGGATTCAAGTACCATACAACCATCCATTTAGATTAAAGAACACCAAATTTACtaataagaaaacaaataataaaaataagctCTTGAAAACAAtcaaatattatcatctttttcaTCTCAAACTGATCTACAACCCCAAGTTCTTATTGTACGGAGATTCTTCGACCCATAACTAACATTCATATATCCACAAAGTGAGGGAGAAGAAACTCATAGAAAGAGGCTTATCTACGGAAGAGAATGAGAATCCAATAGAGGGAGAAGGAAAGGGTGCATTCCGCAACATGATTTCCTCTATTTCTTATCTCGAGACTTATcgaaaatataaaagataaattcATGCAAAAGTCATAATTTTATATGTATCTCCATTTTATCATATTTCTCATGATATTCTCGATAAGATAAGAATAGCTTTTGTCCTTTTTGATGAATtaatctattgaatgaatcaatccATTGATTTAGATCGGAGCATCTTATCCGAACGATGAATCGATCAAGTtcctcaattataatattttttaaccaaagtatttttttaatacaCTGATAGTATTTTAGtagaagaattaaaaaaaaaactacaatCCACATGAAGGTCTCTGTATTtggttatttttatattttatcttattattattattcttaaatgatatatattttaaacCTACTTTTATATATTAACCAGTTTCTATTGGGTCTTAATTTCATTTgcctttattttgataaatatgtaatatatatatatatatatatatatatatatataatattttccttAAGAAAGAGGATATTTTCCCAATGATAATATACTGATAGCAAACTTTTAAGTAGCCTCTCGACAGAAAAGCAAAAGTTATTGGCACCCGTTTTCTCCTGCCCACGTTTACCCGAAAACTGTGAGTATTTGCGGGTCCCGCACGTGTTATGAATCCAGAGGACGGCACGGGGGCAGGTACGATTTATACGGGTAGGCAAAGGTATTTCCGCCCCCGCCCCCTCGTCGTCTCATGTTTCTTCTCTTTATCTTTTCGGTCCCTCCTCTCCTCACCTCTCCTATCTCTCTAGTATTCCTCTCTTGAGCGAATTCGCTTTCGCATCCTTCGTCTTTCGCTGCGGGTTTCTACCCCCTCGTTTCTCTTTTTcgtatcgaagacgaggtaacaagaaCAAGCTTTTTCGTCTTCCGATGAGATCGCCGTGAATCGATAAccgcgttttctttctttttggatcttgttaTCATGTGGACCTGGATGTCGTGTGGAACGAGTCATATTTTGGGTAGTTGTTTTCACTTGCATTTTTGGGTAGCTAGGTTTGGACGACCTCTGCAGTTCTTTTGCCAACCCGACTCCTCGACCACTAATGCTTCTTGGTTTCTCATGTGGATTTCGTACGAGCCGTACCACTACGGAACAATGACGGGGGATCAAATGATGGATTGTTCGTCTTATAATTTATCGGGAAAAAGAAAttcctttttgattttttttgggaTTTCTCTTTTTTCGGATTTGATCGAATCCAAATTTGGTAAAAGaagcatttttttcttttcagattCTTTGGCTTCAAAGATTCTTCTCGCATGACACACTAACTGGTTGTACTGTTAAAAGGTACCTAATATTCTTTAATTTATCGGGCGTGAGATTTCTGTTGGTTTGCTGTTGTAGTTGAATTGCTCCTCAACGTTTAGCGTGGCTTGTTTTTAGCTTTTGCCCTTTTCGCTATTGGTTTCAGATATCAGCTTGGAGAGTTTTATGTTACTAGCGGTCTCCAAGATCATAAGAAGTTCTATTTATAACTACCCTTCTGTAGATTATGAAACTGGGATTAGTGAACTGAAAGAATTTGAATATTTGGGTGATTATTAAGTGGGCAATTTTATTGAAATAAGATCAACAATGTTGATTAATATTTACATATAAGCAATTTGAGTTTTAGAGCTTAGCTTTAACCATATCTGTCTGTTTTTGTTATGAAATCTGCTTTACAAATGCACTATATAGGACACATTATTGATTCACAAATGTACAACTTGAGTTCTTTTTTGTTTAATGCACTTTAAACCTAACCAGTTTTAACCATCCAAGTAGTTAAAATTTTAGTGTGTTTTATTTGGAAAATGCTGTTATTGGTCAAAACTTTCAAGAGTATGCTGACAACACCAACATGATGAAAATTTTCGTTAAAGAATAATATCAGTTTTCTCAAATCAGCATTTGATTTGACTGGTTGGCAGCTGAAAGTGAGGAAGCATGAATCATCTCTGTGATTTTTGTGGGGAACAAAGATCTATCATCTACTGCAGATCTGATGCTGCTTCTTTGTGCTTGTCATGCGACCGCAATGTCCACTCTGCAAATGCACTTTCTCGGCGCCACTTGCGCACTCTTTTGTGTGACAGATGCAGTGCACAACCAGCTGTTATTAGGTGCATTGAAGAAAGTGTTTCACTTTGTAAAAATTGTGATTGGAATAGTCATGATGGATCAGGCGTCGCTTCAGGGCACAAAAGGCAGACAATAAACTGCTATTCAGGCTGCCCATCAGCAGCAGAGCTTTCAAGAATTTGGCCCTTTTTTCAGGAGTTCCCTCCTGTAGCTGAGCCTGACTGTGAAAAGGGTTTAGGCTTGATGACCATCAGTGAGAACAACATTAGTAACTGCTGGGGACGTCCAGAAAGCAACAGTACCTTGGGTATTTCCAGTGTAGGCAAGATGAAAGATCCAATAGTTGTAGATAAGCTCAATCCCCTGACTGGATCTTCACGGCCTGCAATATGTCCTTTGCCCTCTACTGCTGATCAGACAGCTGGTTCAGTGGATTCAACTATACCTAAGGTGCATCTGACATTTGAAATTAGATTTAACTGGCTCCAAATTATCGAATATACTGATGATTGTTTCTGTTGACAAAAATCTGTTATACTATCTACTATGAAATGCAATTCTGCCATTCAAGATGCTTTCCCCCACTTCAAACCTGATACTAACAATCAGCTAGCATGTTATATTCCAGAATTGCTTGTTGCCACCAAAGGTTTGCAGCTGTTACTTGCATTAACAATTAGTCTGCATGATATAACATACATTTAAGGGTACCCTTTCTCTGGATCCATAAATTATCAATCTATCAGATTGTCACCCCCTCAGCATTTTATAACCTTGTGTTGCACCTCCTCTGTCTCTGTGACACTGACAAATGATCTCTTTTAGGTATTCCCTTGACACCAAAAATACTTTTAAACTATAATCTATCATTATCATTAAAGCAACTTCCCTAGTCTGGTGTCCTTGAAGTTGACTCTGCAGCTATTGCAGAAATTTCGTTTGAGCTTAATAACTTTGTAGTATATGCTTTATTAACAAATACAACCagtttctaacacttagaataatAACAATTTCCGATAAACTGTTTCATAACTTAGATTTTGGATGCACTGTCCGGGAGAGATAGAATGGAATTTACCCTTGAGAATTATGCTTGAATGTTTTCCAATGTTGGCTTCTTACACTGATGCCAATTGCTTATAAATTTTTAACTGATTTCAGCTAGATTGTGTTGGGACTAAAGATTTTGAATTCAGCAAAGATGATTTCTGTGAGGATTTCAATGTGAATGATGTCGACATGACATTTCAAAGCTATGAACAACTTTTTGGTGTGTCTCATAACCAAATAAATcatatttttgatgatgatgatggcataGATAGTTTTTTTGATTTGAGGGAAACTTCTGCTGCCAATTCGAACCACCAGGATGAATTTTTTGGAGAGGTACATCTTGCTGCTTGCTCTTCTGCACTTTTGTCTCTAATTTTTTATCAGCAACCACAAACTTCTTTTATTGTTTGTATTTCCTTTTCAAAATCAAGCACTAGCTCATCAGATTCTATTGTCATCACTTATTCAATATCAGCACTTTAGCTTCTCTGTTG
Protein-coding regions in this window:
- the LOC135673017 gene encoding zinc finger protein CONSTANS-LIKE 10-like isoform X2; translation: MNHLCDFCGEQRSIIYCRSDAASLCLSCDRNVHSANALSRRHLRTLLCDRCSAQPAVIRCIEESVSLCKNCDWNSHDGSGVASGHKRQTINCYSGCPSAAELSRIWPFFQEFPPVAEPDCEKGLGLMTISENNISNCWGRPESNSTLGISSVGKMKDPIVVDKLNPLTGSSRPAICPLPSTADQTAGSVDSTIPKASSAGQPNPMLATRSNAVSADSVMSNRGKNADSRLFISASHAHFSLSLSFSGLTGESGAGDYQDCGGSSVPFRGEPPWFPADPENSQLPTASRDSAVMRYKEKKKARKFEKKIRYASRKAMADVRRRVKGRFVKAGEAYDYDPLAQTRSF
- the LOC135673016 gene encoding cytochrome P450 724B1-like, with the translated sequence MEGGLLSALLLGSIVMLVVVLNHFLPLLLNLGAAPRGSFGWPLLGETLRFLSPHASYALGSFLEDHCSRYGKVFKSQLFCTPTIVSCDQELNHFILQNEEKLFQCSYPKPIHGILGKSSMIVVVGDTHKKLRNLALTLVTTTKARAGYLNDIERIALRVMGSWKDKKRIFFCEEARKFTFSVIVKQVLGLSQDEPQTAKILEDFLTFMKGLISFPLYIPGTSYAKAVQARARISLTVKAILEERRKNGGDSSQKGDFLDELLSVGNLSEEEKVSFLLDSLLGGYETTSLLMSMAVYFLGQCPSALEQLKSEHQSIRANKKDEYLNSEGYKKMEFTQHVINETLRCGNIVKFVHRKALKDVRYKEYLIPCGWKVLPVLSAVHLDSSLHGNPQEFHPWRWECYNQTSTKKFTPFGGGPRLCPGSELAKAEVAFFLHFMVLNFRWKLEGEEDIPMAYPYVEFPRGLPLEIEQVPSEY
- the LOC135673017 gene encoding zinc finger protein CONSTANS-LIKE 9-like isoform X1 is translated as MNHLCDFCGEQRSIIYCRSDAASLCLSCDRNVHSANALSRRHLRTLLCDRCSAQPAVIRCIEESVSLCKNCDWNSHDGSGVASGHKRQTINCYSGCPSAAELSRIWPFFQEFPPVAEPDCEKGLGLMTISENNISNCWGRPESNSTLGISSVGKMKDPIVVDKLNPLTGSSRPAICPLPSTADQTAGSVDSTIPKLDCVGTKDFEFSKDDFCEDFNVNDVDMTFQSYEQLFGVSHNQINHIFDDDDGIDSFFDLRETSAANSNHQDEFFGEASSAGQPNPMLATRSNAVSADSVMSNRGKNADSRLFISASHAHFSLSLSFSGLTGESGAGDYQDCGGSSVPFRGEPPWFPADPENSQLPTASRDSAVMRYKEKKKARKFEKKIRYASRKAMADVRRRVKGRFVKAGEAYDYDPLAQTRSF